tgcgAACGTTTGgagtcacttgacctgtactcactggagtgcaggtgagagagatacatcataatctacacctggaaaatcctagaggcaccggccccaaatctgcatacagaaatcattccctatgaaagcaaaagactgggcagctGGTGCAACATACACCCATTGAAAAGTAGggcaccatgagtacactaagagaaaacacaataagtgtccaggacccaagactgttcaacaacctcccaccaggcataaggggaattgcccatggacccctggctgccttcaagagggagctggacatatACCTAAAGTCAGCACTTGACCAGCTGGGatgtggtttgtatgttggactatgtgtggccaacagtaacagcctgattgatcaggccctgatccaccaggaggcctggtcaaggactgggctttgggggcattgacccctggaacatacTCCAGGGagacccttccttcagagtgtagggaCTGcacgtacttcccacctccagagctcAAGTCCAGATAactggtttcccctgaatcctttcaaAAATAtcatcttgctcacactccaaaagtaTGTCAAGTCATAAACCTTCCTTAGAAATTCATTACACTTTTTTCTTGTACTGCTTTTCCCTCCGTTGCATTTATTGTAAATGTGACTTTCTTGATTCTTAATGTTTAAAATGGTTGATTTCCTCCAGTACTTCCCTCCACTTATTTGGTAAGGATAAAGCAAAATAAGTTCTACCGAATTATGGACCTGTAAAGATAATGATGATTATTACTGTGGCTGAGACATGAATAAAAACTGAATCAGGAACAAGTCAATTTATACATAATAGACCTTATTTCAATCCTATATACATTTACTCACAAAACATTTAATTTTAATTAGTATTTAAAAGGATCAAAATACAATGAAAAACAATAGTGTATAAAGTTTACAGTATATATTGTCATATATAAATTtaacatttatatataaattGATTATAAACAATAAACTGCACTTGCTCAATATGATTTTCACAGTTATCCAGGAGtgtaattaattaataaaaatgtatattgcTGAATTTTCTCTCATATGGAATTctcatgaaatttttttttttttttttttttcaacaagtcggccgtctcccaccgaggcagggtgacccaaaaaagaaagaaaatccccaaaaagaaaatactttcatcatcattcaacactttcaccacactcgcacattatcactgtttttgcagaggtgctcagaatacaacagtctagaagcatacacatataaagatacacaacatatccctccaaactgaaatatatatacaaaaataaatcaCAAACAAATCAGATGTGTTTTATTCTTTTATTtgatgattaacttcatcctttgACATTTTATTTAGCAAATGATTATCATCACTATGacattttcttttctttccttGATTACGTGATCTCTTTTCCTCCTGATCACTGCTGAATAGGCTGGTTTTTGCTCTAGCTTTAGGCCCCCAGTATTTTTCTGGTTTAATCTGAAAGCGCAACAGCTCTCGTTTCTTTGATTCAGGATTAGCATCTGAGTGAAGCTCAAAACTTATCTTAGTTTTAATTTCTTTCTCTAATATTCTCTTCCCTGGTCTATCATCAGTCATTTTTGCTCTATTGGCCGGATGTAACTTTTCCCAGGCTCGGACAACATCCCAAACTACTTGTGCCGGAGCATCTGTTTTAATGCTCACTTGGCCTGCATGGGACATGGAGACTCTGTACCCAGCGTTAAGTAATGCAGATCGGAACTGCACCATCTTGCACGGGTTGATACCTGCAACATTGGATAATTTGTCTAAAACATAGAAGAGAGGCACATCTGGTAATTCTTCCTCCATCATTGTCAGTGTCCCAAACAAACGTCTGAAAGTGGTAAAATCATCCTCAACTAGGGATTCTTTCAGGGATTTCAGAAATTCTCTATCATGAATAGGCGCAGACCATATTGGCCCTGCAACTAAATGCCTGTGACCACAATGAAAACAAGCTTCCGTTATAGGTGGACCAGATGACAGCTGGTATTTCACACTTTTGCCATTGATGACAATACGGCCCAAAGGTTGCAATGTTGCTGTTTCACAACCAACGCACTGATACAACCATGATACCTAGAACAAAAAAGTTTAATATGATTTAGTACTAATTGCATTACAATATTAATGAGTATCAAACTTATGAAGTATGAAAATGTCTTAATGCACACAATAAGGCTAAAAACAAAAGGTTAAAAACAGTGCATTAGAACAATAGAATGGGTTAGAGGTTATAGATGCTAAAACCactggaaatttcaaaatataTATGATAGAGAAATACCTATGAGCTTACTTCTACATCTGTAGCTACAAAGAAGTAAAAATCTGAAATGGTGCATTCTGTGTAAGAAAATTTGATTCAGCATCACAATAAAATGTAAGAAACTTACAAAACATACATTTTATCCTGTAATCCATACCTTTGAGAATGTCTCCTTACATCTGACTTTGCTGGTGAACACTTTAACCACAACTCTGACATAAAAGTCAGCGCTCATAGAAAGAAGTGGAACAATGTGACGGCCATAACGGTTGGCATGTGATTCAATACACTGCAAGACAATCCTCAGAGCCTATGGAGGGAAATAAATATTTGATGTATTATAATGGAAACCACATTTTTATTCCTACTCTAAGCCTTCTATGTTCAGGTATGAGTATACAGTGTGTTTACATATATTCACAATGTATATATTAATACAAGTAtgcacatattatatatattatacaagtaCAATCTGAAGTATAGTGGTCATCAGAGTTGAACCACAACCAGATATCCTAGGCTCAAATCCTGGGCAGAGCAAGACATATGAACAAATTTCCTTAAATAAACTATGCATCTTTCCCTGATGGTAAATAGGTATATGGATGCAAGGCCACATCCTGAGGATGACTATATGATTCACTCATATGATAAGGGCTATCAGTCCCTGGTATGGGTATTACATATTTGCATTGTGTGTGTGCCTGTTTTTAGCAAGAGGACCAGTGTATGGTGACTCAAAGAAAGAAACACATATACAATCATTCAATCAATAGCTGTTTTGCTAGAAGTGGACATGGCTCTCACTTCCAATGATCATCCACACTGCAATGACACCCACCCATCTTTAACACTGCAGGTAATGTAACTCCTGCCTCCATAACTCATCTGGCTAAATTCCATCCATATGCAGAATGAATTTTGTCTGGGGTCAACATTACCAAGAAGATACATGGTTGTGCACCACcaataacaagaaaaaaaaatgttacaacAGGTATAGCAAAATAATATTATGATGTCCATGCACCTCTGGCAAGGCATGTACTGAATAAGATGGTGAATGTGTTACATTCTTTGAAATCACCATATCTTGGTGGCAAACATCCAATGTTGggttaaaaaaaaagagacagagagagagagagagagagaattacagTACTTACAATCTCATGGCAAGCTTTGCTCTTGATAGACAATGCACCATATTTGGTGTAGCAAGTTTCTGGGGAGTTGCCACAGAGTACAGCCATGTCTGTACATGTGACCAAAAGAATGCCTCCGTCAGTAACACACTGCACGGCCCCATCCAGGAACATATGTGGAGACCCATAAGGATCCAGGTCAATTGCATGAAATCTTTTGCTGGGATCACGATGCTGATACATTACCATACTGTGAAGCAAACATTTTCTATTATTATTTGAGACAACTAAATAAAGTACAGTGGATAAGAAACATGTAATGTCTAATGCAGAAATAGCtaagggtgttactgctggactTATATTTGCCTTTATGTGCCTAGGTAATGTAGTACTATAGAATTAATTTACTGTTATTTAATAatggcaatacacaaataacctgcacataagagaaagaaacttTATGACCACGTTTCGGTACGACCTGGATGAAACATTGCAaccaagtttctttctcctatgtctgggttatttgtatattgttccagtcacagtactgtgcttTTGTGTTCTTCATTAATGgcaaagcactaaacctgtaggattcaTACAGCTTTTGAAGAATGGGAGGGATACAGGTTTGGTCCGAGAAAgaagagggtagctccaattctttgggATGCCAGCACCTAGGCATCCCTCTTGACAGGATTGtcataccagtatatatacaatTGTGATATATATTGAGAAAAAAATTAAGGGCATTAAAAAACTATAATAGTACAAGTTTAGATAACACTTGCTTACCTGGCATCACTGTGACTTGGATAAACTAGCTCCGCTACTTTGTTATGTTCAATGTTGTGCCTCATGCACTCTAAAGCCTGGCTTGATATATCATTGGCAATAATCTCCTTCACACCTCCAACCTCTTTTGCATAACGAATGGATCGCAGGCCTGAAGCTGCTAAGCCCTCCAAAATGCGAATTCCTTCTTCGTCCTTGATTCCTGGAGGGAGAACTAAAATCTTCTCACCTTCACACACTACTTCTTTGCCAGGCATTTCTTTGTCAATAATGGAACTATTACTTGCATTTGGAGCTTCTAGTGCAATTATCTCGTTGTTAGAGCAACTGTTACTTGCATCTGGAGCATCTAGTGTAGTTATCTTTTTGTCATTAGAGGAAGCATTACTCTTATTTGGAGCTCTCTCTTTATCATTAGAGGAAGCATTACTCTCATTTGGAGCTTCTGGTACAGCCCTTTCTTGATCATTAGAGGAAACATTACTCACATTGGGTATTTCTAGTGCAGTTTCTGAAACTGATGACCTCAGAGCAAGTGTTCTCTCTTTCAACTTGGCTtgctttttcttctctctctcaagTTTCTTGTATTCGGCAGCAAAAACTCTCAAAACAGCCACACTGTAAAATAAATGAATGACTATACAGGCAAAATATAAGACATAATGGAGCCGTACCCTGCAAACATCATACTCGTGCTCTTATTATATTGCTTGAAAAACTATTTGTGGATTTCCTAAATAAAAAATTATCTTCACAAACTGAGATACCAGCATTTCCTAATCAATATCTTCTGCATTATTTTCTCATTTAGACAATTCGTTAACCTTCCAACCCTGTGCAGTATGGTTGTCTCCCTATAGACACTCATTCAATTCTTCCACAGTGGCCCTTAAACTACCTTGCTTCTGTTTCATATCACATCACAATTCATCTACCATCTTAACCCTTAATCCATTGAAATTTTGATCTATGCTCGCTCGCGtagtgctccaaatgtagatctacgttttattttacatttgaaggcatgtaaaataaaacgtagatctacattggGAGCGCTacacgagtgaacgtagatctatgtttggacattTTAAGGGTTAAAACACAATTATTTTCCTAAAACGAATTTCGCTTTCAACCTTTTAAGCATTTTGCAACTGCTGTAGCTTTCTTGTTGTTTTTTATGCCTTCATATGCACTTCCAGCTCTTCGCTCTTTCTAGGATATCTCATACCCCTTACACTAATATGAAATTTACATCATTTCGTCATTTATATTCATAATTATCTCAAAATATTTTGTTTATCTCTACCTCTACCTGCATATTCAGTATCCACCATTTAAGCTCTTAACATGTAAGCTGTTAATATTCAATATCCATTCACTTCCTTATCTTGTTTATGTCTTGAGAATGCCTCACTTattgtttcattttttttttcactcatttaacttctttcttatattcccACACTACCTACCTTGTTTCCATAACCTTCACATTGCAAAACATATATTTCATATGCCCCATTCATCTCCTGTATCACCATTTTTCTCCTGTATCATCCCAATATTTAACTATCTTCCCTCTTGCATGTACCCTCATAAAACAGGCCTCCCTCATTTTATGAAGTAGAGGTATCCAAGCCCATAGCAACTGTACTAAATTCAATCAGGACATCAACACATAATTCCACATAATAAGAATCTTCAATGCATTTTGCCAACTGTGCCAGTCGCAAACAGTGAGTACGTACTACATATTACCTACAAAAAATTATCAATAGAAGTGGGACATTGCATATTAGCAAACTTGAATAAAATTTGCACAGAGTAAACTTGCACAAAGTGAGGAGAAACTTGTAATGCACACTCCTGCTGCACTCTTCACAAAGCTTTTGTAAATCTATGTCTTTTTGCTACATCTCGCAATCACTCTTTCTCAAACTTGCAAATCTTTCCCCTCACATTTCTAGCTAAAGTAGGTTGATAGAAAGAATTACTCATTCAATAGTTGTCTTCTAGAAGTGCATGGCCATCACCCGTGGTGGCTCAtccataggagctgcagagctgcagtccccccagctgctcactgccagacgtatggcttCATCAACCTTACGCTAAAATAGTTTGCATCTGACAAATATGTtacatctaggtagtaggttggtagacagcagccgcccagggaggtactactgtcctgccaagtgaatgtaaaatgaaagcctgtaattgttttacatgatggtaggattgctggtgtcctttttcctgtctcataaacatgcaagattacaggtacgtcttgctgcctctacttacacttaggtcacactacacatatgtgtacaagcatatatatacacacccctctgggttttctactattttctttctagttcttgttctcgtttatttcctcttatctccgtggggaagtggaacagaattcttcctccgtaagccatgcatgttgtaagaggcaactaaaatgccgggagcaaggggctagtaaccccttctcctgtatatactactaaatgtgaaaggagaaactttcgtttctccttttgggccaccccgcctcggtggaatatggccggtgtgttgaaagaaagaaatatgttacaggaaaaatctgttgtacgttttttcaatgtatttataagtgaatttttaatttttttgttgAAACGAGATAAAAAATGATTAAAAACAGAAGTTTGATGTGGTACGATCGTATAGGTATTACTGGTGTTACAAGCCGCCAGTGGCCATCACAATTTAAATAATCCTCCAAATTGTAGCATTCAAGGCAGGGACTAtatttctcacctccagaactcaaatcTGACAAAATAATtttcctaaatcccttcataaatgttactttcctcacacttCAACATCATGTCAAATCCCAAAACCAACCTGTCTCTAATTATTACTGTTTTACTGCCAACAGAAGAATTCCATTCTTTACAACAAACCTCTTCCCAAATTTAGGAAGCATTTTGTCTCAACAATAAGGTCTTCCAAGATCAATGAATTT
The window above is part of the Cherax quadricarinatus isolate ZL_2023a chromosome 72, ASM3850222v1, whole genome shotgun sequence genome. Proteins encoded here:
- the Trm1 gene encoding tRNA (guanine(26)-N(2))-dimethyltransferase isoform X4; protein product: MAAQNATEGKSSVVSETEATEELGFVIDKRPFTSVKEGKAEVLFPSSHDVFYNPVQEFNRDLSVAVLRVFAAEYKKLEREKKKQAKLKERTLALRSSVSETALEIPNVSNVSSNDQERAVPEAPNESNASSNDKERAPNKSNASSNDKKITTLDAPDASNSCSNNEIIALEAPNASNSSIIDKEMPGKEVVCEGEKILVLPPGIKDEEGIRILEGLAASGLRSIRYAKEVGGVKEIIANDISSQALECMRHNIEHNKVAELVYPSHSDASMVMYQHRDPSKRFHAIDLDPYGSPHMFLDGAVQCVTDGGILLVTCTDMAVLCGNSPETCYTKYGALSIKSKACHEIALRIVLQCIESHANRYGRHIVPLLSMSADFYVRVVVKVFTSKVRCKETFSKVSWLYQCVGCETATLQPLGRIVINGKSVKYQLSSGPPITEACFHCGHRHLVAGPIWSAPIHDREFLKSLKESLVEDDFTTFRRLFGTLTMMEEELPDVPLFYVLDKLSNVAGINPCKMVQFRSALLNAGYRVSMSHAGQVSIKTDAPAQVVWDVVRAWEKLHPANRAKMTDDRPGKRILEKEIKTKISFELHSDANPESKKRELLRFQIKPEKYWGPKARAKTSLFSSDQEEKRSRNQGKKRKCHSDDNHLLNKMSKDEVNHQIKE
- the Trm1 gene encoding tRNA (guanine(26)-N(2))-dimethyltransferase isoform X1 gives rise to the protein MKVPFIPEHILGGGIFPLYIKQNITKKITQFLRTTNTRSLVHYLASIKIVRKMAAQNATEGKSSVVSETEATEELGFVIDKRPFTSVKEGKAEVLFPSSHDVFYNPVQEFNRDLSVAVLRVFAAEYKKLEREKKKQAKLKERTLALRSSVSETALEIPNVSNVSSNDQERAVPEAPNESNASSNDKERAPNKSNASSNDKKITTLDAPDASNSCSNNEIIALEAPNASNSSIIDKEMPGKEVVCEGEKILVLPPGIKDEEGIRILEGLAASGLRSIRYAKEVGGVKEIIANDISSQALECMRHNIEHNKVAELVYPSHSDASMVMYQHRDPSKRFHAIDLDPYGSPHMFLDGAVQCVTDGGILLVTCTDMAVLCGNSPETCYTKYGALSIKSKACHEIALRIVLQCIESHANRYGRHIVPLLSMSADFYVRVVVKVFTSKVRCKETFSKVSWLYQCVGCETATLQPLGRIVINGKSVKYQLSSGPPITEACFHCGHRHLVAGPIWSAPIHDREFLKSLKESLVEDDFTTFRRLFGTLTMMEEELPDVPLFYVLDKLSNVAGINPCKMVQFRSALLNAGYRVSMSHAGQVSIKTDAPAQVVWDVVRAWEKLHPANRAKMTDDRPGKRILEKEIKTKISFELHSDANPESKKRELLRFQIKPEKYWGPKARAKTSLFSSDQEEKRSRNQGKKRKCHSDDNHLLNKMSKDEVNHQIKE
- the Trm1 gene encoding tRNA (guanine(26)-N(2))-dimethyltransferase isoform X2 gives rise to the protein MLVISRLRVKSLVHYLASIKIVRKMAAQNATEGKSSVVSETEATEELGFVIDKRPFTSVKEGKAEVLFPSSHDVFYNPVQEFNRDLSVAVLRVFAAEYKKLEREKKKQAKLKERTLALRSSVSETALEIPNVSNVSSNDQERAVPEAPNESNASSNDKERAPNKSNASSNDKKITTLDAPDASNSCSNNEIIALEAPNASNSSIIDKEMPGKEVVCEGEKILVLPPGIKDEEGIRILEGLAASGLRSIRYAKEVGGVKEIIANDISSQALECMRHNIEHNKVAELVYPSHSDASMVMYQHRDPSKRFHAIDLDPYGSPHMFLDGAVQCVTDGGILLVTCTDMAVLCGNSPETCYTKYGALSIKSKACHEIALRIVLQCIESHANRYGRHIVPLLSMSADFYVRVVVKVFTSKVRCKETFSKVSWLYQCVGCETATLQPLGRIVINGKSVKYQLSSGPPITEACFHCGHRHLVAGPIWSAPIHDREFLKSLKESLVEDDFTTFRRLFGTLTMMEEELPDVPLFYVLDKLSNVAGINPCKMVQFRSALLNAGYRVSMSHAGQVSIKTDAPAQVVWDVVRAWEKLHPANRAKMTDDRPGKRILEKEIKTKISFELHSDANPESKKRELLRFQIKPEKYWGPKARAKTSLFSSDQEEKRSRNQGKKRKCHSDDNHLLNKMSKDEVNHQIKE
- the Trm1 gene encoding tRNA (guanine(26)-N(2))-dimethyltransferase isoform X3 → MSLVHYLASIKIVRKMAAQNATEGKSSVVSETEATEELGFVIDKRPFTSVKEGKAEVLFPSSHDVFYNPVQEFNRDLSVAVLRVFAAEYKKLEREKKKQAKLKERTLALRSSVSETALEIPNVSNVSSNDQERAVPEAPNESNASSNDKERAPNKSNASSNDKKITTLDAPDASNSCSNNEIIALEAPNASNSSIIDKEMPGKEVVCEGEKILVLPPGIKDEEGIRILEGLAASGLRSIRYAKEVGGVKEIIANDISSQALECMRHNIEHNKVAELVYPSHSDASMVMYQHRDPSKRFHAIDLDPYGSPHMFLDGAVQCVTDGGILLVTCTDMAVLCGNSPETCYTKYGALSIKSKACHEIALRIVLQCIESHANRYGRHIVPLLSMSADFYVRVVVKVFTSKVRCKETFSKVSWLYQCVGCETATLQPLGRIVINGKSVKYQLSSGPPITEACFHCGHRHLVAGPIWSAPIHDREFLKSLKESLVEDDFTTFRRLFGTLTMMEEELPDVPLFYVLDKLSNVAGINPCKMVQFRSALLNAGYRVSMSHAGQVSIKTDAPAQVVWDVVRAWEKLHPANRAKMTDDRPGKRILEKEIKTKISFELHSDANPESKKRELLRFQIKPEKYWGPKARAKTSLFSSDQEEKRSRNQGKKRKCHSDDNHLLNKMSKDEVNHQIKE